A stretch of Planctomycetia bacterium DNA encodes these proteins:
- the bcpC gene encoding cofactor-independent phosphoglycerate mutase — translation MHDARMKHVIVIPDGAADAPQAALGGRTPFQAARTPHLDALAARGRVGLTNHVPDSLPPGSEVACMSLMGYDPLAFFTGRAPLEAAAQGIALGPHDWAVRCNLVTVRNGLMEDFTAGHVSTAEATELLAAAQRGLERDFPAVAAAWRFVPGVSYRNLLLHRGAAGRAPLGADLRATPPHDLMDQPVAGRFPRGTGCRLLADIMTASAAWLVNHPVNTARIAAGKRPATHVWLWGAGRAPAFEPFERKYGLSGTMITAVDLLRGLATLAGWKRLEVPGATGYLDTDYAAKGRAAIAELATADLVCVHVEAPDEASHQGDAAEKVKAIEEIDAKIVGPISAHLAAIGPHRILVCPDHPTFLATKTHSRGAVPFVMAGSGVSGNGQQTYDEIAAAAAQDTILPGWRLMGEFLGSNRA, via the coding sequence ATGCATGACGCCCGCATGAAGCACGTCATCGTGATTCCCGACGGCGCTGCCGACGCCCCGCAGGCGGCGCTCGGTGGCCGGACGCCGTTCCAGGCGGCGCGGACGCCCCACCTCGACGCGCTCGCCGCCCGGGGCCGCGTCGGCCTCACGAACCACGTCCCCGACAGCCTGCCGCCGGGCTCGGAGGTCGCCTGCATGAGCCTGATGGGCTACGACCCGCTTGCGTTCTTCACCGGCCGGGCGCCGCTCGAGGCCGCCGCGCAGGGGATCGCCCTCGGCCCGCACGACTGGGCCGTGCGTTGCAACCTCGTCACCGTCCGCAACGGCCTGATGGAGGACTTTACAGCCGGGCACGTCTCCACCGCCGAAGCGACCGAATTGCTGGCCGCCGCCCAGCGTGGGCTGGAGCGGGACTTTCCCGCGGTCGCCGCCGCCTGGCGGTTCGTCCCCGGCGTCAGTTATCGAAACCTCCTCCTGCATCGCGGCGCGGCCGGCCGCGCACCGCTGGGGGCCGACCTGCGGGCCACGCCTCCGCACGACCTGATGGACCAGCCTGTCGCGGGCCGGTTTCCGCGCGGCACCGGCTGCCGGCTGCTCGCCGACATCATGACGGCAAGCGCCGCGTGGCTCGTGAACCATCCCGTCAACACGGCGCGGATCGCCGCCGGCAAGCGGCCGGCGACGCACGTCTGGCTGTGGGGTGCCGGCCGGGCGCCGGCCTTCGAGCCCTTTGAGCGGAAATACGGACTCTCGGGCACGATGATCACGGCCGTCGACCTGCTCCGCGGCCTGGCCACGCTCGCCGGCTGGAAGCGGCTCGAGGTGCCGGGTGCGACCGGCTATCTCGACACCGATTACGCGGCCAAGGGCAGGGCGGCGATCGCCGAACTGGCCACGGCTGACCTCGTCTGCGTCCATGTGGAAGCCCCGGACGAGGCCAGCCACCAGGGAGACGCAGCGGAGAAGGTGAAGGCCATCGAGGAGATCGACGCCAAGATCGTCGGCCCGATTTCGGCCCATCTGGCCGCGATCGGCCCGCACCGGATCCTTGTCTGCCCGGACCATCCGACGTTCCTGGCGACGAAGACCCATTCGCGGGGCGCCGTGCCGTTCGTCATGGCCGGCAGCGGCGTCTCCGGAAACGGGCAGCAGACGTATGACGAAATTGCGGCCGCCGCCGCGCAGGACACGATCCTGCCGGGCTGGCGGCTGATGGGGGAGTTTCTCGGTTCCAACCGCGCATGA
- the groS1 gene encoding 10 kDa chaperonin 1, which produces MAASKNLKIRPLDDRVVVEPVEAEERTAGGIVLPDTAKEKPQRGHVVAVGPGKLLDTGSRAPLSVTIGDEVIYGKYSGSDIEVDGHDVKILREGDILAKVMT; this is translated from the coding sequence ATGGCTGCCAGCAAAAATCTCAAGATCCGTCCGCTCGACGACCGGGTGGTTGTCGAGCCCGTCGAGGCCGAGGAGCGGACCGCCGGGGGCATCGTCCTTCCCGACACGGCCAAGGAAAAGCCGCAACGCGGCCATGTCGTCGCCGTCGGCCCGGGCAAGCTGCTCGACACCGGTAGCCGGGCCCCGCTCTCCGTCACGATCGGCGACGAGGTGATCTACGGCAAGTACTCGGGCAGCGATATCGAGGTCGATGGTCACGACGTCAAGATCCTCCGCGAGGGTGACATTCTCGCCAAGGTCATGACCTGA
- the grpE gene encoding protein GrpE, translating to MSENENRSDEPAAAGDTEGAFLSPADEAVREANDRALRAQAELENFRRRSRREFDDAQRYREIDLLRDLLPVLDNVLRAIEAADRTADVDSLRSGFRMTAQQIEKILESHGCRTIDTEGSAFDPTVHDAILQQAVPGVTAGTVIGTASRGYRLHDRVVRPAQVIVAREE from the coding sequence ATGAGCGAGAATGAAAACCGGAGCGACGAGCCGGCCGCGGCCGGCGACACCGAGGGGGCGTTCCTGTCCCCCGCCGACGAAGCCGTCCGCGAGGCGAACGACCGGGCCCTGCGGGCCCAGGCGGAACTGGAGAACTTCCGCCGCCGCTCGCGGCGCGAGTTCGACGACGCCCAGCGCTACCGGGAGATCGACCTGCTGCGCGACCTGCTGCCGGTGCTCGACAACGTCCTGCGGGCGATCGAGGCGGCAGACCGGACGGCCGACGTCGACAGCCTGCGGTCCGGGTTTCGCATGACGGCCCAGCAGATCGAGAAGATCCTCGAGTCGCATGGCTGCCGGACCATCGACACCGAAGGCTCGGCCTTCGACCCGACCGTGCACGACGCCATCCTGCAGCAGGCCGTCCCCGGCGTCACGGCCGGGACGGTCATCGGAACCGCGAGCCGCGGATACCGGCTGCACGACCGGGTCGTGCGACCGGCGCAGGTGATCGTTGCACGGGAGGAATGA
- the hom gene encoding homoserine dehydrogenase, translated as MTTEPVRVGIVGLGTVGSGVVRLLVESADHITSHTGRPIVVERAVCRDVGRDRGLKLPAERISADIRDIARDPSITVAALLVGGLEPARSMMVELLENGKDVVTANKALLAEHGPELFELARRHGRSIAFEAAVAGGIPIVAAIGECLAANRIESIRGILNGTSNFILSRMEEDGADYAEVLALAQARGYAEADPSMDVDGTDATQKLAILSHLAFGVWVPWGEIPRTGIERIDAALLSYAAELGYRIRLVAVAARTEDAGGERLAMRVAPALVKIGTPLAETRGAYNAVSIVGDAVGRMFFHGLGAGQMPTASAVVADIIDTVVGRTAITFRTTGVLDVESPTAKIAGVDMQERHFLRIKVTDQPGVLSQITGILGSHGISIASVIQHGAEGAEGSDAPVPLVIMTHAAASSAVREALAAIDRCSTVRGPSDCLSVLDDA; from the coding sequence ATGACCACTGAACCCGTCCGCGTCGGCATCGTCGGTCTCGGCACCGTCGGCTCGGGCGTCGTCCGCCTGCTCGTCGAGTCGGCCGACCACATCACCAGCCACACCGGGCGACCAATCGTCGTCGAGCGGGCCGTGTGCCGCGACGTGGGCCGCGACCGGGGCCTGAAACTCCCCGCGGAACGGATCTCCGCCGACATCCGCGACATCGCCCGCGACCCGTCGATCACCGTGGCGGCGCTCCTCGTCGGCGGCCTCGAGCCGGCCCGGTCGATGATGGTGGAGCTGCTCGAGAACGGCAAGGACGTCGTCACCGCCAACAAGGCCCTGCTCGCCGAGCACGGCCCCGAGCTCTTCGAGCTCGCCCGGCGGCACGGCCGGTCGATCGCCTTCGAGGCGGCCGTCGCCGGCGGCATCCCCATCGTGGCCGCGATCGGCGAATGCCTGGCCGCCAACCGCATCGAGTCGATCCGCGGCATCCTCAACGGCACGAGCAACTTCATCCTCTCGCGGATGGAGGAGGACGGCGCCGACTACGCCGAGGTCCTGGCCCTCGCCCAGGCCCGCGGCTACGCGGAAGCCGACCCGTCGATGGACGTGGACGGCACCGACGCGACTCAAAAGCTCGCGATCCTTTCCCATCTGGCATTCGGCGTCTGGGTGCCGTGGGGCGAAATCCCGCGGACCGGCATCGAGCGGATCGACGCCGCCCTGCTCAGCTACGCGGCCGAGCTCGGCTACCGGATCCGGCTCGTGGCGGTGGCCGCCCGGACGGAGGACGCCGGCGGCGAGCGGCTGGCGATGCGGGTCGCGCCGGCGCTGGTGAAGATCGGCACGCCCCTGGCGGAGACTCGCGGCGCCTACAACGCCGTGAGCATCGTCGGCGATGCCGTGGGGCGGATGTTTTTCCACGGCCTCGGTGCCGGGCAGATGCCCACCGCCTCGGCCGTCGTCGCCGACATCATCGACACCGTCGTCGGCCGGACGGCGATCACGTTCCGGACCACCGGGGTCCTCGACGTGGAGAGCCCGACCGCGAAGATCGCCGGCGTGGACATGCAGGAGCGGCACTTCCTGCGCATCAAGGTCACCGATCAGCCGGGCGTGCTCTCGCAGATCACCGGCATCCTCGGCAGCCACGGGATCTCGATCGCCTCCGTCATCCAGCATGGCGCGGAGGGTGCGGAGGGGAGCGACGCCCCGGTGCCGCTGGTGATCATGACCCATGCCGCGGCGTCAAGCGCGGTCCGCGAGGCTCTGGCTGCCATCGACCGCTGCTCGACCGTCCGCGGGCCGAGCGACTGCCTGAGCGTGCTCGACGATGCATGA
- the celM gene encoding endoglucanase has protein sequence MESASRDFLFRLLDTPSPSGYEQPIQAVVREYLAACADTVTTDSHGNVIGAKNAGASTRMLLAGHCDQIGLIVQYIDSDGFISVQPIGGWDPIQLVGARVTVWTAAGPVPGVMSRKPIHLLTEEERKVVPKMKDLWIDIGAADKADCESVVRIGDCVTLELKAQMLRRNLACSVAMDDKVGLWVVLEAFRRAVAAGPLPCGLFVASTVQEEIGLRGAQTSCHAVDPHVAIAVDVTHATDCPTIDRKAEGDVSLGKGPVVFRGPNMNPHVVERLLNAAKAREIPVQLGASGRATPTDANVLQTTRSGVATGLVSVPNRYMHSAVETISLDDADRAADLLAAFVRGLEGPISWAP, from the coding sequence ATGGAATCCGCTTCCCGTGACTTTCTCTTCCGCCTGCTCGACACGCCGAGCCCGTCCGGCTACGAGCAGCCGATCCAGGCCGTCGTCCGCGAGTATCTCGCGGCCTGCGCCGACACGGTGACGACCGACTCCCACGGCAACGTCATCGGCGCGAAGAACGCCGGGGCGTCCACCCGCATGCTCCTCGCCGGCCACTGCGACCAGATCGGCCTCATCGTCCAGTACATCGATTCCGACGGTTTCATATCCGTGCAGCCGATCGGCGGCTGGGACCCGATCCAGCTCGTCGGCGCCCGGGTCACCGTCTGGACCGCCGCGGGGCCCGTGCCGGGCGTCATGTCGCGGAAGCCGATCCACCTGCTCACCGAGGAGGAGCGGAAGGTCGTCCCCAAGATGAAGGATCTGTGGATCGACATCGGCGCCGCCGACAAGGCCGACTGCGAGTCGGTCGTCCGGATCGGCGATTGCGTGACGCTGGAGCTCAAGGCCCAGATGCTGCGGCGAAACCTCGCCTGCTCGGTCGCCATGGACGACAAGGTCGGCCTGTGGGTGGTGCTGGAGGCGTTTCGCCGGGCGGTCGCCGCCGGCCCCCTGCCCTGTGGCCTGTTCGTGGCCTCGACGGTGCAGGAAGAGATCGGCCTGCGCGGCGCCCAGACGAGCTGCCATGCGGTCGATCCCCACGTGGCGATCGCCGTGGACGTGACCCACGCCACCGACTGCCCCACGATCGACCGCAAGGCGGAGGGGGACGTGTCGCTGGGCAAGGGTCCGGTCGTGTTCCGCGGGCCGAACATGAATCCCCACGTCGTCGAACGGCTCCTCAACGCCGCCAAGGCCCGGGAGATTCCGGTGCAACTGGGGGCCAGCGGCCGGGCGACCCCGACCGATGCCAACGTTCTCCAGACCACCCGCAGCGGCGTCGCCACGGGCCTGGTCAGCGTGCCGAACCGCTACATGCACTCGGCCGTGGAGACGATTTCGCTCGACGACGCCGATCGGGCCGCGGACCTCCTCGCCGCGTTCGTCCGTGGCCTCGAGGGCCCGATCTCGTGGGCCCCGTGA
- the ask gene encoding aspartate kinase, producing the protein MALVVQKFGGTSVADAGKIKAAAAKAIARHAAGDKVVVVVSAMGHQTDILVDLAKQISDRPSAREMDMLLSTGEQVSVALFAMAIQAAGHKAVSLTGAQIGIRTDSTHTKARIRSISTDNVRRLLDDGAIVIAAGFQGIDQNGNITTLGRGGSDTTAVALAAVLEADVCEIYTDVDGVYTTDPRMLADARRLGSISYDEMLELASLGAGVMHSRSIEFAKKFGVKVLVRSSFRDVPGTMILPADEATPRPASGVALAKEEGRITLENVPDQPGSSHALFTQLAASGIAVDMIVQNVGQGGRADISFTVPADDLAEALELAGPVAKSLGATGLSHDGGLAKVSVVGVGMARAEGVAGRMFAALSKAGINVRMITTSEIKISVLVDRTDGPAAVAAVHRAFGLEKETAQEDGDMPAHRPTKSSPLEVVRRLEGMEDLAVEDCILDSSQAVVTFTDLPDTPGVAADVFEEVGRAGLFVDMIVQSHPRDGRAELSFTVPAGDRDRAIEVAERIAAARGAKVADVPQVAKLSITGVGIRSHAGVADRLFKPLADEGINIDLVSTSEVRLNVVVAAEQGEKSLRVLRRAFGL; encoded by the coding sequence ATGGCTCTCGTGGTGCAGAAGTTCGGCGGGACGAGCGTGGCCGATGCGGGCAAGATCAAGGCGGCCGCCGCCAAGGCGATCGCCCGGCATGCCGCCGGTGACAAGGTCGTGGTCGTGGTCAGCGCCATGGGGCATCAGACCGACATCCTCGTCGATCTGGCCAAGCAGATCTCCGACCGGCCCAGCGCCCGGGAGATGGACATGCTCCTCTCCACCGGCGAGCAGGTGAGCGTGGCCCTGTTCGCGATGGCGATCCAGGCGGCCGGCCACAAGGCGGTGAGCCTGACCGGCGCCCAGATCGGCATCCGCACCGATTCGACCCACACCAAGGCCCGGATCCGCTCGATCTCCACCGACAACGTCCGCCGGCTCCTCGACGACGGCGCGATCGTGATCGCGGCCGGCTTCCAGGGGATCGACCAGAACGGCAACATCACCACGCTCGGCCGCGGCGGCTCCGACACCACGGCCGTGGCCCTGGCCGCGGTCCTCGAAGCCGACGTCTGCGAGATCTACACCGACGTGGACGGCGTCTACACGACCGACCCGCGGATGCTCGCCGACGCCCGCCGGCTCGGCTCGATCAGCTACGACGAGATGCTGGAGCTCGCCAGCCTCGGCGCCGGCGTGATGCACTCGCGGTCGATCGAGTTCGCCAAGAAGTTCGGCGTCAAGGTGCTCGTGCGGTCGAGTTTCCGCGACGTCCCCGGCACGATGATCCTGCCCGCCGACGAGGCGACGCCCCGGCCGGCGAGCGGCGTGGCCCTCGCCAAGGAAGAAGGACGGATCACGCTCGAAAACGTCCCCGATCAGCCGGGGTCGAGCCACGCGCTGTTCACGCAGCTGGCCGCCTCGGGGATCGCCGTCGACATGATCGTGCAGAACGTCGGGCAGGGGGGGCGGGCCGACATCTCGTTCACCGTCCCGGCCGACGACCTCGCCGAGGCTCTCGAGCTGGCCGGCCCGGTGGCGAAGAGCCTCGGGGCGACGGGCCTGTCGCACGACGGTGGTCTGGCGAAGGTGTCGGTCGTGGGTGTGGGCATGGCCCGGGCCGAGGGAGTGGCGGGGCGGATGTTCGCCGCGCTCTCGAAGGCCGGAATCAACGTCCGCATGATCACGACGAGCGAGATCAAGATCTCCGTGCTCGTGGACCGGACCGACGGGCCCGCGGCGGTGGCCGCGGTGCACCGGGCCTTCGGCCTCGAGAAGGAGACGGCGCAGGAGGACGGCGACATGCCGGCCCACCGGCCGACGAAGTCGAGCCCGCTGGAGGTCGTCCGCCGGCTGGAGGGGATGGAGGACCTGGCGGTCGAGGACTGCATCCTCGACTCCTCGCAGGCGGTCGTGACCTTTACCGATCTCCCCGACACGCCGGGCGTGGCGGCGGACGTCTTCGAGGAGGTGGGCCGGGCCGGCCTGTTCGTGGACATGATCGTGCAGAGCCATCCGCGGGACGGCCGCGCGGAACTTTCGTTTACCGTGCCGGCCGGCGACCGCGATCGGGCGATCGAGGTGGCGGAGCGGATCGCGGCGGCCCGCGGCGCGAAGGTGGCGGACGTGCCGCAGGTGGCGAAGCTGTCGATCACGGGCGTCGGCATCCGCAGCCATGCCGGCGTCGCCGACCGGCTGTTCAAGCCGCTTGCTGACGAGGGGATCAACATCGACCTTGTGAGCACGAGCGAGGTGAGGCTCAACGTGGTCGTGGCGGCGGAGCAGGGGGAGAAGTCACTCCGCGTGCTGCGCCGGGCGTTCGGGCTCTGA
- the dnaJ gene encoding chaperone protein DnaJ, whose protein sequence is MGEQRDFYEVLGVARRASVAEITDAYRKLAIRFHPDKNPGNDEAAARFKEAARAFEVLSDEELRARYDRFGHAGLAGGQRHEFNDIGDVFEAFGDIFGGGIFGEAFGGGGGRRGIRPRKGRDVFAQVSLSLLDAARGATTTVAFARHETCAGCEGTGAKRGTRPQQCDYCAGRGQVIQSAGVFRLQTVCPACRGAGTIVRDKCPDCAGEGVREEQVERRVTIPAGVDNDVRVRLAGEGEPGSNGGPPGDCYVVIEIEAHPFLTRQGRDLHCEVPITFTQAALGATVDVPTLEGLRPLAVARGTQSGDVVRVRGLGMPEVRGRGIGDLHVHLHVEVPKALSPRAEQLLRELAAEEQTAVTPRRSSFFSRLAEYFQAPREPASVEGDKGDAS, encoded by the coding sequence ATGGGTGAGCAGCGGGATTTCTACGAGGTGCTCGGCGTCGCCCGCCGAGCTTCAGTCGCGGAGATTACCGACGCGTATCGAAAACTGGCGATCCGCTTCCACCCCGACAAGAACCCGGGCAACGACGAGGCCGCCGCCCGGTTCAAGGAGGCCGCCCGGGCGTTCGAGGTGCTCTCCGACGAGGAACTGCGGGCCCGCTACGACCGCTTCGGCCATGCCGGCCTCGCGGGGGGACAGCGGCACGAGTTCAACGATATCGGCGACGTCTTCGAGGCCTTCGGCGACATCTTCGGCGGGGGCATCTTCGGCGAGGCGTTTGGCGGGGGCGGCGGCCGGCGCGGCATCCGGCCGCGGAAGGGCCGCGATGTCTTCGCCCAGGTCTCGCTGTCGCTCCTCGACGCGGCCCGCGGTGCCACCACGACGGTCGCCTTCGCCCGCCACGAGACCTGTGCCGGCTGCGAGGGCACGGGGGCGAAGCGGGGCACGCGGCCGCAGCAGTGCGACTATTGCGCCGGCCGCGGGCAGGTGATCCAGTCGGCGGGCGTGTTCCGCCTGCAGACGGTCTGCCCGGCCTGCCGGGGCGCCGGCACGATCGTGCGCGACAAGTGCCCCGACTGCGCCGGCGAGGGCGTGCGCGAGGAGCAGGTCGAACGCCGGGTGACGATTCCCGCCGGCGTCGACAACGACGTCCGTGTCCGCCTCGCCGGCGAAGGGGAGCCGGGCAGCAACGGGGGGCCTCCGGGCGACTGCTACGTCGTGATCGAGATCGAGGCCCACCCGTTCCTGACCCGGCAGGGCCGCGACCTGCACTGCGAGGTCCCGATCACGTTCACCCAGGCGGCGCTCGGCGCCACGGTGGACGTGCCCACGCTCGAGGGCCTGCGGCCGCTGGCCGTCGCCCGCGGCACGCAGAGCGGCGATGTGGTCCGCGTCCGCGGCCTGGGGATGCCCGAGGTCCGCGGCCGCGGCATCGGCGATCTCCACGTCCACCTCCATGTCGAGGTGCCCAAGGCGCTCTCGCCCCGGGCCGAGCAACTGCTCCGTGAACTGGCCGCCGAGGAGCAGACCGCCGTGACCCCCAGGCGATCGTCGTTTTTCAGCCGGCTGGCCGAGTATTTTCAGGCTCCGCGGGAGCCGGCCTCCGTCGAGGGAGACAAGGGAGATGCGTCATGA
- the groL1 gene encoding 60 kDa chaperonin 1, with translation MAKQMVFDDEARQPLLAGVAKLARAVKSTLGPRGRNAVLDKGWGSPKVTKDGVTVAEDIDLEDPYENLGAQLVKEAASKTNDVAGDGTTTATVLAEAIFREGIKMIAAGADPMALARGIHKAVEAVSKAIVASATPINEKNKKELMQIATIAGNNDPTIGNVLSEAFLKVGKDGVITVEEGKQAETTVDVVEGMQFDRGFLSPHFVTDADSQTCELENPYILVLEEKISAAKNLVPLMEAISKAGKPLVVIAEDVEGEALATLVVNKLRGIVQSVAVKAPGYGDRRKAMLGDIAVLTGGQPIFKDLGIALDAVKLTDLGRAKKVTIDAENTTIVSGAGTKTAIEGRIAQIREEIAKTTSEYDKEKLLERLAKLAGGVAQINVGAATETEMKERKALIDDAKSAVQAALAEGIVPGGGVALLRSEKALEKLDIEGDEKLGASIVRNALRYPLEAIADNAGVDGSVVVNRVRQMKGKNDGYDADKGEYCDLVSAGVIDPAKVVRTALQNAASVAALLLTTDSLITEIPKEEDEEPAGGGHDHHGMGGMGGMGGMGGHDHGM, from the coding sequence GTGGCAAAACAGATGGTGTTCGACGACGAGGCCCGCCAGCCGCTGCTCGCCGGCGTCGCGAAACTCGCCCGCGCCGTAAAGAGCACCCTCGGCCCCCGCGGCCGCAACGCCGTGCTCGACAAGGGCTGGGGCTCCCCCAAGGTCACCAAGGACGGCGTGACCGTCGCCGAGGACATCGACCTCGAGGATCCGTACGAGAATCTCGGTGCCCAGCTCGTCAAGGAGGCCGCCAGCAAGACCAACGACGTGGCCGGCGACGGCACGACGACCGCCACGGTGCTGGCCGAGGCGATCTTCCGCGAGGGGATCAAGATGATCGCCGCCGGGGCCGATCCGATGGCCCTGGCCCGCGGCATCCACAAGGCCGTCGAGGCCGTCTCCAAGGCCATCGTGGCCTCGGCCACGCCGATCAACGAGAAGAACAAGAAGGAGTTGATGCAGATCGCCACGATCGCCGGCAACAACGACCCGACGATCGGCAACGTCCTCTCCGAGGCCTTTCTCAAGGTCGGCAAGGATGGCGTGATCACCGTCGAGGAAGGGAAGCAGGCGGAGACGACCGTGGACGTGGTCGAGGGGATGCAGTTCGACCGCGGCTTCCTCTCGCCGCACTTCGTCACCGACGCCGACTCCCAGACCTGCGAACTGGAGAATCCCTACATCCTCGTGCTCGAGGAGAAGATCTCCGCCGCCAAGAACCTCGTGCCCCTGATGGAGGCGATCAGCAAGGCGGGCAAGCCGCTGGTGGTGATCGCCGAGGACGTCGAGGGGGAGGCGCTGGCCACGCTGGTGGTCAACAAACTCCGCGGCATCGTCCAGTCGGTGGCGGTCAAGGCGCCCGGCTACGGCGACCGGCGCAAGGCGATGCTCGGCGACATCGCCGTGCTCACCGGCGGCCAGCCGATCTTCAAGGACCTCGGCATCGCGCTCGACGCCGTCAAGCTCACCGACCTCGGCCGGGCGAAGAAGGTGACGATCGACGCGGAGAACACGACGATCGTCAGCGGTGCGGGCACGAAGACCGCCATCGAGGGGCGGATCGCCCAGATCCGCGAGGAGATCGCGAAGACCACGAGCGAGTACGACAAGGAAAAGCTCCTCGAGCGGCTCGCCAAACTCGCCGGCGGCGTTGCCCAGATCAACGTCGGCGCGGCCACCGAGACCGAGATGAAGGAGCGGAAGGCGCTCATCGATGACGCCAAGAGCGCCGTCCAGGCCGCCCTCGCCGAGGGCATCGTCCCCGGCGGCGGCGTGGCCCTGCTGCGGAGCGAGAAGGCCCTGGAGAAGCTCGACATCGAGGGGGACGAGAAGCTCGGAGCCTCGATCGTCCGCAACGCTCTCCGGTATCCGCTGGAGGCGATCGCCGACAACGCCGGCGTGGACGGCTCGGTGGTGGTCAACCGCGTCCGGCAGATGAAGGGGAAGAACGACGGGTACGACGCCGACAAGGGGGAGTACTGCGACCTCGTCAGCGCCGGCGTCATCGACCCCGCCAAGGTGGTGCGGACGGCCCTGCAAAACGCGGCCAGCGTCGCCGCGCTGTTGCTGACGACCGATTCCCTGATCACCGAGATCCCCAAGGAGGAGGACGAGGAGCCTGCCGGCGGCGGCCATGACCACCACGGCATGGGTGGCATGGGCGGCATGGGCGGCATGGGCGGCCACGACCACGGCATGTGA
- the groL2 gene encoding 60 kDa chaperonin 2 has product MPKQLMFDDVARAKLLKGVEKLAGAVAVTMGPTGRNVIIDKSYGGPTVTKDGVTVSKEVDLEDAFENMGAKLVNEVASKTSDLAGDGTTTATVLARAIFREGTRNVAAGSNPTAVRRGIEKGVAAAVQRLMDMARKVERPEEVAQVGAISANNDREIGDLLAEALQKVGKDGVITVEEGKTTETTVRFVDGMQFDKGFVSPYFVNKPAEMECQLDDALILIHEKKISNLRDLVPLLEKVVQSGKPLLIIAEDVDGDALTALVVNKLRGVLNICAAKAPGFGDRRKAMLGDVATLTGGTLISEDLGLKLENLDLSHLGKAKSVTVDKNETTIVQGAGKQADVQARVAQIRTQLDASESEYDREKLQERLAKLTGGVAIVSVGAGTEAEMKQKKARVEDALHATRAAVEEGIVPGGGVALLRCREAVEKARSQAKGDEKIGVDIVLHALEAPIRQIAENGGIDGGVVADEVAGKDLNVGYDANKGEYVDMFKAGIIDPVKVVRVALSNAASIAGLMLTTEALVTSLDKDEAKKRRVEGVVR; this is encoded by the coding sequence GTGCCCAAGCAATTGATGTTCGACGACGTCGCCCGCGCCAAGCTCCTCAAGGGCGTCGAGAAACTCGCCGGTGCCGTGGCCGTGACCATGGGTCCGACGGGGCGGAACGTGATCATCGACAAGTCGTACGGCGGTCCGACCGTCACCAAGGACGGCGTCACCGTCAGCAAGGAAGTCGACCTCGAGGACGCGTTCGAGAACATGGGCGCCAAGCTCGTCAACGAAGTGGCTTCGAAGACCTCCGACCTGGCCGGCGACGGCACGACGACGGCCACCGTGCTGGCCCGGGCGATCTTCCGCGAGGGGACGCGGAACGTGGCGGCCGGGAGCAATCCCACGGCCGTTCGTCGCGGCATCGAGAAGGGCGTGGCGGCGGCCGTGCAGCGGCTCATGGACATGGCCCGCAAGGTGGAGCGGCCCGAGGAGGTCGCCCAGGTCGGGGCGATCAGCGCCAACAACGACCGTGAAATCGGCGATCTGCTCGCCGAAGCCCTGCAGAAGGTCGGCAAGGACGGAGTGATCACGGTCGAGGAGGGGAAGACGACCGAGACCACGGTCCGGTTCGTCGACGGCATGCAGTTCGACAAGGGCTTCGTGTCGCCGTACTTCGTCAATAAGCCGGCCGAGATGGAGTGCCAACTCGACGACGCCCTGATCCTGATCCACGAAAAGAAGATCTCCAACCTGCGTGATCTCGTGCCGCTGCTGGAGAAGGTCGTGCAGTCGGGCAAGCCGCTCCTGATCATCGCCGAGGACGTCGATGGCGACGCGCTGACGGCGCTCGTGGTCAACAAACTGCGCGGCGTGCTCAACATCTGTGCCGCCAAGGCCCCGGGCTTCGGCGACCGGCGCAAGGCGATGCTCGGTGACGTGGCCACGCTCACCGGTGGGACGCTGATCAGCGAGGACCTCGGACTCAAGCTCGAGAACCTCGACCTCTCCCACCTCGGCAAGGCGAAGAGCGTCACGGTCGACAAGAACGAGACCACGATCGTGCAGGGGGCGGGCAAGCAGGCCGACGTTCAGGCCCGGGTCGCGCAGATCCGCACGCAACTCGATGCCTCCGAGAGCGAGTACGATCGGGAGAAGCTCCAGGAGCGGCTCGCCAAGCTGACCGGCGGCGTCGCGATCGTGTCCGTCGGGGCCGGCACCGAAGCCGAGATGAAGCAGAAGAAGGCCCGCGTCGAGGATGCCCTGCACGCCACCCGGGCGGCCGTCGAGGAGGGCATCGTCCCCGGCGGCGGCGTGGCCCTGCTCCGCTGCCGCGAGGCCGTGGAGAAGGCCCGCTCGCAGGCCAAGGGAGACGAAAAGATCGGCGTCGACATCGTCCTGCATGCCCTCGAGGCGCCGATCCGGCAGATCGCCGAGAACGGCGGCATCGACGGCGGCGTGGTGGCCGACGAGGTCGCGGGCAAGGATCTGAATGTCGGCTACGACGCCAACAAGGGGGAGTACGTCGACATGTTCAAGGCCGGGATCATCGACCCGGTGAAGGTCGTCCGCGTGGCGCTGAGCAACGCGGCGAGCATCGCCGGACTCATGCTCACGACCGAGGCCCTCGTCACGAGCCTCGACAAGGACGAGGCGAAGAAGCGACGGGTCGAGGGCGTCGTCCGCTAG